A stretch of the Halictus rubicundus isolate RS-2024b chromosome 16, iyHalRubi1_principal, whole genome shotgun sequence genome encodes the following:
- the Eif3k gene encoding eukaryotic translation initiation factor 3 subunit K — protein sequence MAEAMRQTVAGMLKGIERYNPDHLATLEKYVEIQSRENAYDLEANLAVLKLYQLNPHRFNMDITCQILLKALTNLPHTDFVLCKCLLSERIMQESPIHEIMYLGDILEQCDFQHFWDRVLSMSDRCDRIVGFQDSIRKFVCHVVGITFQTIEKSLLAQLLGGVDDNTLKHWVKKYGWKEESKTIIFIANQDENIKTKNITENIDFENVAGLMAACL from the exons ATGGCAGAAGCAATGCGCCAAACTGTGGCTGGTATGCTGAAAGGCATTGAAAG GTATAATCCAGATCATTTAGCAACTCTCGAAAAATATGTTGAAATCCAATCGAGAGAAAATGCATACGATTTAGAAGCTAATTTAGCAGTTTTAAAACTCTATCAATTGAATCCGCATAGATTCAATATGGATATTACTTGCCAAATATTGCTAAAGGCTCTGACAAATCTTCCACACACAGACTTTGTTCTTTGCAAATGTCTCCTCAGTGAAAGAATC ATGCAAGAAAGTCCCATTCATGAAATTATGTATTTGGGAGATATTTTAGAACAGTGCGACTTTCAGCACTTTTGGGACAGAGTCCTTTCAATGTCTGATCGATGTGACAGAATTGTAGGATTCCAAGATTCAATAAGGAAGTTTGTTTGCCATGTAGTGGGAATAACGTTCCAAACAATAGAAAAAAGTCTTCTGGCACAACTACTTGGTGGTGTTGATG aCAATACCCTGAAACATTGGGTGAAAAAGTATGGATGGAAGGAAGAGAGTAAAACGATTATCTTCATCGCGAATCAAGACGAGAACATTaagacaaaaaatattacagaaaatataGATTTTGAAAACGTTGCTGGCTTAATGGCTGCTTGTCTTTAA
- the Dnz1 gene encoding DNZDHHC/NEW1 zinc finger protein 11, with the protein MFVRDPCGIVCIIVTYIAVFYADYVVVRWVILHSLQDSLWGPFHVVAFNTVVLLLMMSHLKAVCSDPGVVPLPQSPMDFSDIHTDNSETKIECDERDNWTVCTRCETYRPPKAQHCRICKRCVRRWDHHCPWINNCVGERNQKYFIQFLVYVGMLAIYALGLVITSWVIECSRCSNDMAVKQTRILHCVMLVLESALFGMFVISVLVDQFLGILGEENTMERVQSSHHYKRNSSRTFVLLSQVCGKGHPILWMLPCQNPPKYTFRKDAYLIDHEI; encoded by the exons atgttcgtaAGAGACCCCTGTGGCATTGTGTGCATCATAGTCACATACATTGCTGTCTTTTATGCAGATTACGTCGTTGTACGTTGGGTTATCCTGCATAGTTTACAAGACAG TTTGTGGGGTCCCTTCCATGTAGTGGCTTTCAACACTGTTGTATTATTATTGATGATGTCGCATTTGAAGGCAGTCTGCAGCGATCCTGGTGTTGTACCACTACCACAGAGTCCTATGGACTTTTCTGATATTCATACAGATAATTCAGAGACAAAGATTGAATGTGATGAAAGAGATAATTGGACCGTGTGTACGAGGTGCGAAACTTATAGACCTCCTAAAGCCCAACACTGTAGAATTTGTAAACGATGTGTTAGAAGATGGGATCATCATTGTCCCTG GATAAACAACTGTGTGGGAGAAAGAAATCAAAAATACTTTATCCAGTTTCTGGTCTATGTTGGAATGTTGGCCATCTATGCACTAGGCTTGGTGATAACATCATGGGTTATAGAATGTTCACGTTGCAGTAATGATATGGCTGTCAAACAGACGCGCAT CTTGCACTGTGTTATGTTGGTGTTGGAATCAGCGTTGTTTGGCATGTTTGTCATCTCAGTACTGGTAGACCAATTTTTAGGTATTCTGGGAGAAGAAAACACAATGGAACGTGTGCAAAGTAGTCATCATTATAAGAGAAACAGTTCACGTACTTTTGTGTTACTGTCTCAGGTTTGTGGTAAGGGTCATCCAATCTTGTGGATGCTCCCATGCCAAAACCCACCTAAATATACCTTCAGAAAAGATGCGTACCTGATTGATCATGAAATTTAA
- the Mo25 gene encoding calcium binding protein Mo25: MPLFGKSQKSPAEVVKALKEAVNALERGDKKVEKAQEDVSKNLVHIKNMLYGTAETEPQADIVVAQLAQELYNSNLLLLLVQNLSRIDFEGKKDVAQVFNNILRRQIGTRSPTVEYICTKPEILFTLMSGYEHQDIALNCGTMLRECARYEALAKIMIYSDDFYNFFRYVEVSTFDIASDAFSTFKELLTRHKILSAEFLEINYDKVFSHYQRLLNSENYVTRRQSLKLLGELLLDRHNFTVMTRYISNPDNLKLMMNMLKEKSRNIQFEAFHVFKVFVANPNKPKPILDILLRNQEKLIEFLTRFHTDRSEDEQFNDEKAYLIKQIQELQSVHEN; this comes from the exons ATGCCTCTGTTCGGAAAGTCTCAAAAGAGTCCAGCGGAGGTCGTGAAAGCTCTAAAAGAGGCGGTAAATGCATTGGAGCGTGGTGATAAGAAGGTAGAAAAG GCTCAAGAGGATGTCAGTAAAAATTTGGTACACATAAAAAATATGCTTTACGGAACAGCCGAGACAGAGCCCCAGGCAGATATTGTTGTTGCTCAGTTGGCGCAAGAATTATACAACAGTAATTTGTTGCTTCTACTCGTGCAGAATCTTAGTCGTATAGATTTTGAG GGAAAGAAAGATGTCGCGCAAGTGTTTAATAATATACTGCGGAGACAAATTGGAACCAGATCTCCAACAGTGGAATACATATGTACCAAACCAGAAATATTATTCACTCTTATGTCTGG GTATGAGCACCAAGATATCGCCTTAAATTGTGGCACTATGTTAAGAGAATGTGCGAGATACGAGGCTTTGGCTAAAATAATGATCTATTCGGAcgacttttacaattttttcagatATGTTGAAGTGTCAACCTTCGACATAGCTTCCGACGCATTTTCTACATTCAAA GAATTACTTACCAGGCATAAAATACTGAGCGctgaatttttagaaataaattacGATAAAGTTTTCTCTCATTATCAAAGGTTATTGAATTCGGAAAACTATGTAACGCGAAGACAGAGTTTGAAACTACTAGGGGAACTTCTACTCGATAGACATAATTTTACC GTAATGACACGATATATTTCGAATCCGGATAATTTGAAGTTAATGATGAATATGCTCAAAGAGAAATCACGTAATATACAATTTGAAGCGTTTCATGTTTTTAAG GTGTTCGTGGCGAATCCAAACAAGCCAAAACCGATACTAGACATATTACTGCGCAACCAGGAGAAGCTAATCGAATTCCTGACGCGCTTCCATACTGATCGTTCCGAGGATGAGCAATTTAATGACGAGAAGGCGTACCTAATTAAACAAATTCAAGAACTTCAGTCTGTACATGAGAATTAA
- the LOC143362151 gene encoding mesoderm induction early response protein 3 isoform X2, which produces MYIRYRNKMFLMRADRDYDMGPGTGMMVNDFDDERTLDEEEALEGSEDSHNELSNLQKEGDMPLKDLLAMYGYGDPSTENSNSSDRMLIPSGSGDAEVDGPYSDKGDNDADDDDDDDEADAASNEPDLKQFYTEMLVKGKDSTSLVSGSTMKGNNASSVAAGDNSRRHRIHDDDDDDDDEDGEAEAEAEVEAEAEAEVEAEVEAETEECSMTDNCSNNENIRTTGKLGASGTAKCTGIGDLGGCAADDTTVTGIEGTGAGATVDGGEDGIVNTGTGTGTSRLLRSVSRPQSEEEEDDCDYSPDEEEWKKTIMVGSDYQAAIPEGLCRYDDALPYENEDKMLWDPSHIPEEETEEFLERAQLPAVKGGSLPTGSHIRDDEQALYLLLQCGYNLEEALRRRRMNVVPPTDAVSLWSEEECHNFESGLRSYGKDFHLIQKNKVRTRSVGELVQFYYLWKKTERHDIFTYKARLEKKKYALHPGITDYMDRFLEEQEGVRDRSSSPNVHCLLYGDAKRQRSAASAVSNDESKSVEPWDSTAVDPLADLNGPTPAPPPPPPPPPPPPPTTVSASVPSPSPASVSASASASVAIPTTLSTAVCCAALTRLSECSPSDTGCGNSHVWPTLASRSHSTSSIVTTITINATTASSTVPMMTVADAVTSTVATSSVVASVTSNNFYHGRVTSRTNDSHDSPSPENILPHLPP; this is translated from the exons ATGTATATACGATACCgcaataaaatgtttttaatgag GGCCGATCGAGATTATGACATGGGCCCAGGTACTGGAATGATGGTAAATGATTTTGACGATGAACGGACTTTAGACGAAGAAGAAGCTTTAGAAGGTAGTGAAGATTCTCACAACGAGTTGTCCAACTTGCAAAAG GAAGGTGATATGCCACTAAAAGATCTACTTGCAATGTATGGATACGGGGATCCGTCGACAGAGAATTCGAACAGTTCCGATCGAATGTTGATTCCATCTGGAAGCGGGGATGCAGAAGTTGACGGACCGTATTCGGATAAGGGTGACAATGAcgcggacgacgacgacgacgacgacgaggcgGACGCGGCCAGTAACGAGCCGGATCTTAAACAGTTTTACACCGAAATGTTGGTAAAAGGGAAGGATTCGACGTCGTTGGTGTCGGGATCGACCATGAAAGGGAACAATGCTAGTAGCGTGGCTGCGGGAGACAATAGTAGACGGCACAGAatccacgacgacgacgacgacgatgacgacgaagacggcgaagccgaagccgaagctgAAGTCGAAGCCGAAGCTGAAGCCGAAGTCGAAGCCGAAGTCGAAGCTGAAACCGAAGAATGTTCTATGACCGATAATTGTAGTAACAACGAAAATATAAGGACCACTGGGAAACTGGGAGCCAGCGGTACCGCTAAATGCACCGGTATTGGCGACCTTGGTGGTTGTGCAGCGGACGATACCACCGTGACCGGTATAGAGGGTACTGGCGCGGGTGCCACGGTAGACGGAGGAGAAGATGGGATCGTCAACACCGGTACAGGAACCGGTACTTCGAGACTATTGCGAAGCGTTTCACGACCGCAGAGcgaggaagaggaggacgaCTGCGACTACAGTCCGGACGAGGAGGAATGGAAGAAGACAATCATGGTTGGTAGCGACTACCAAGCAGCTATACCGGAAGGTCTGTGTCGCTACGACGACGCTCTACCATACGAGAACGAAGACAAAATGTTGTGGGATCCTAGTCACATACCGGAAGAGGAAACCGAGGAGTTCTTGGAACGGGCCCAGTTACCGGCGGTGAAGGGTGGTTCTCTACCTACGGGATCTCACATCAGAGACGACGAGCAAGCATTATATTTGTTGCTACAGTGCGGCTACAATCTTGAGGAGGCATTGAGAAGACGTAGAATGAACGTCGTGCCGCCAACGGATGCGGTTAGCCTTTGGTCGGAAGAAGAATGTCACAATTTCGAGTCTGGATTACGGAGTTACGGAAAAGATTTCCACTTGATACAAAAGAACAAG GTGAGGACGCGTTCTGTCGGGGAATTAGTGCAATTTTATTACCTGTGGAAGAAGACGGAACGCCACGATATATTTACGTACAAGGCTCGCTTAGAAAAGAAAAAGTACGCTCTACACCCTGGTATCAC GGACTATATGGACCGATTCCTGGAGGAACAAGAGGGTGTAAGGGATCGAAGCAGCTCACCGAACGTTCATTGTTTGTTGTACGGCGACGCGAAGCGACAGCGATCGGCAGCCAGTGCCGTGAGCAACGACGAGTCCAAGTCCGTGGAACCGTGGGACAGTACCGCAGTCGATCCTTTGGCGGATCTGAACGGACCAACGCCAGcaccaccgccaccgccgccacctccaccaccgccaccaccgACAACCGTGTCGGCCTCGGTCCCATCCCCATCTCCAGCCTCAGTCTCAGCTTCAGCCTCAGCCTCGGTCGCGATACCAACTACCTTGTCAACGGCCGTATGCTGTGCCGCGTTGACTCGTCTCTCCGAGTGTTCACCGTCCGACACCGGTTGCGGTAATTCACACGTCTGGCCAACGCTGGCGTCCCGAAGTCACTCTACCTCTTCGATCGTGACGACGATCACTATCAACGCTACGACAGCCAGCAGCACCGTTCCGATGATGACGGTCGCGGACGCAGTGACGAGTACGGTCGCGACCAGCTCCGTCGTCGCTTCCGtcacttcgaataatttctacCACGGTCGGGTGACTTCGAGAACCAACGATTCCCACGACTCGCCCTCGCCAGAGAACATTTTACCTCATTTGCCTCCTTAG
- the LOC143362151 gene encoding mesoderm induction early response protein 3 isoform X1, which yields MYIRYRNKMFLMRADRDYDMGPGTGMMVNDFDDERTLDEEEALEGSEDSHNELSNLQKEGDMPLKDLLAMYGYGDPSTENSNSSDRMLIPSGSGDAEVDGPYSDKGDNDADDDDDDDEADAASNEPDLKQFYTEMLVKGKDSTSLVSGSTMKGNNASSVAAGDNSRRHRIHDDDDDDDDEDGEAEAEAEVEAEAEAEVEAEVEAETEECSMTDNCSNNENIRTTGKLGASGTAKCTGIGDLGGCAADDTTVTGIEGTGAGATVDGGEDGIVNTGTGTGTSRLLRSVSRPQSEEEEDDCDYSPDEEEWKKTIMVGSDYQAAIPEGLCRYDDALPYENEDKMLWDPSHIPEEETEEFLERAQLPAVKGGSLPTGSHIRDDEQALYLLLQCGYNLEEALRRRRMNVVPPTDAVSLWSEEECHNFESGLRSYGKDFHLIQKNKVRTRSVGELVQFYYLWKKTERHDIFTYKARLEKKKYALHPGITRDYMDRFLEEQEGVRDRSSSPNVHCLLYGDAKRQRSAASAVSNDESKSVEPWDSTAVDPLADLNGPTPAPPPPPPPPPPPPPTTVSASVPSPSPASVSASASASVAIPTTLSTAVCCAALTRLSECSPSDTGCGNSHVWPTLASRSHSTSSIVTTITINATTASSTVPMMTVADAVTSTVATSSVVASVTSNNFYHGRVTSRTNDSHDSPSPENILPHLPP from the exons ATGTATATACGATACCgcaataaaatgtttttaatgag GGCCGATCGAGATTATGACATGGGCCCAGGTACTGGAATGATGGTAAATGATTTTGACGATGAACGGACTTTAGACGAAGAAGAAGCTTTAGAAGGTAGTGAAGATTCTCACAACGAGTTGTCCAACTTGCAAAAG GAAGGTGATATGCCACTAAAAGATCTACTTGCAATGTATGGATACGGGGATCCGTCGACAGAGAATTCGAACAGTTCCGATCGAATGTTGATTCCATCTGGAAGCGGGGATGCAGAAGTTGACGGACCGTATTCGGATAAGGGTGACAATGAcgcggacgacgacgacgacgacgacgaggcgGACGCGGCCAGTAACGAGCCGGATCTTAAACAGTTTTACACCGAAATGTTGGTAAAAGGGAAGGATTCGACGTCGTTGGTGTCGGGATCGACCATGAAAGGGAACAATGCTAGTAGCGTGGCTGCGGGAGACAATAGTAGACGGCACAGAatccacgacgacgacgacgacgatgacgacgaagacggcgaagccgaagccgaagctgAAGTCGAAGCCGAAGCTGAAGCCGAAGTCGAAGCCGAAGTCGAAGCTGAAACCGAAGAATGTTCTATGACCGATAATTGTAGTAACAACGAAAATATAAGGACCACTGGGAAACTGGGAGCCAGCGGTACCGCTAAATGCACCGGTATTGGCGACCTTGGTGGTTGTGCAGCGGACGATACCACCGTGACCGGTATAGAGGGTACTGGCGCGGGTGCCACGGTAGACGGAGGAGAAGATGGGATCGTCAACACCGGTACAGGAACCGGTACTTCGAGACTATTGCGAAGCGTTTCACGACCGCAGAGcgaggaagaggaggacgaCTGCGACTACAGTCCGGACGAGGAGGAATGGAAGAAGACAATCATGGTTGGTAGCGACTACCAAGCAGCTATACCGGAAGGTCTGTGTCGCTACGACGACGCTCTACCATACGAGAACGAAGACAAAATGTTGTGGGATCCTAGTCACATACCGGAAGAGGAAACCGAGGAGTTCTTGGAACGGGCCCAGTTACCGGCGGTGAAGGGTGGTTCTCTACCTACGGGATCTCACATCAGAGACGACGAGCAAGCATTATATTTGTTGCTACAGTGCGGCTACAATCTTGAGGAGGCATTGAGAAGACGTAGAATGAACGTCGTGCCGCCAACGGATGCGGTTAGCCTTTGGTCGGAAGAAGAATGTCACAATTTCGAGTCTGGATTACGGAGTTACGGAAAAGATTTCCACTTGATACAAAAGAACAAG GTGAGGACGCGTTCTGTCGGGGAATTAGTGCAATTTTATTACCTGTGGAAGAAGACGGAACGCCACGATATATTTACGTACAAGGCTCGCTTAGAAAAGAAAAAGTACGCTCTACACCCTGGTATCAC CAGGGACTATATGGACCGATTCCTGGAGGAACAAGAGGGTGTAAGGGATCGAAGCAGCTCACCGAACGTTCATTGTTTGTTGTACGGCGACGCGAAGCGACAGCGATCGGCAGCCAGTGCCGTGAGCAACGACGAGTCCAAGTCCGTGGAACCGTGGGACAGTACCGCAGTCGATCCTTTGGCGGATCTGAACGGACCAACGCCAGcaccaccgccaccgccgccacctccaccaccgccaccaccgACAACCGTGTCGGCCTCGGTCCCATCCCCATCTCCAGCCTCAGTCTCAGCTTCAGCCTCAGCCTCGGTCGCGATACCAACTACCTTGTCAACGGCCGTATGCTGTGCCGCGTTGACTCGTCTCTCCGAGTGTTCACCGTCCGACACCGGTTGCGGTAATTCACACGTCTGGCCAACGCTGGCGTCCCGAAGTCACTCTACCTCTTCGATCGTGACGACGATCACTATCAACGCTACGACAGCCAGCAGCACCGTTCCGATGATGACGGTCGCGGACGCAGTGACGAGTACGGTCGCGACCAGCTCCGTCGTCGCTTCCGtcacttcgaataatttctacCACGGTCGGGTGACTTCGAGAACCAACGATTCCCACGACTCGCCCTCGCCAGAGAACATTTTACCTCATTTGCCTCCTTAG
- the LOC143362151 gene encoding mesoderm induction early response protein 3 isoform X3 — translation MADRDYDMGPGTGMMVNDFDDERTLDEEEALEGSEDSHNELSNLQKEGDMPLKDLLAMYGYGDPSTENSNSSDRMLIPSGSGDAEVDGPYSDKGDNDADDDDDDDEADAASNEPDLKQFYTEMLVKGKDSTSLVSGSTMKGNNASSVAAGDNSRRHRIHDDDDDDDDEDGEAEAEAEVEAEAEAEVEAEVEAETEECSMTDNCSNNENIRTTGKLGASGTAKCTGIGDLGGCAADDTTVTGIEGTGAGATVDGGEDGIVNTGTGTGTSRLLRSVSRPQSEEEEDDCDYSPDEEEWKKTIMVGSDYQAAIPEGLCRYDDALPYENEDKMLWDPSHIPEEETEEFLERAQLPAVKGGSLPTGSHIRDDEQALYLLLQCGYNLEEALRRRRMNVVPPTDAVSLWSEEECHNFESGLRSYGKDFHLIQKNKVRTRSVGELVQFYYLWKKTERHDIFTYKARLEKKKYALHPGITRDYMDRFLEEQEGVRDRSSSPNVHCLLYGDAKRQRSAASAVSNDESKSVEPWDSTAVDPLADLNGPTPAPPPPPPPPPPPPPTTVSASVPSPSPASVSASASASVAIPTTLSTAVCCAALTRLSECSPSDTGCGNSHVWPTLASRSHSTSSIVTTITINATTASSTVPMMTVADAVTSTVATSSVVASVTSNNFYHGRVTSRTNDSHDSPSPENILPHLPP, via the exons AT GGCCGATCGAGATTATGACATGGGCCCAGGTACTGGAATGATGGTAAATGATTTTGACGATGAACGGACTTTAGACGAAGAAGAAGCTTTAGAAGGTAGTGAAGATTCTCACAACGAGTTGTCCAACTTGCAAAAG GAAGGTGATATGCCACTAAAAGATCTACTTGCAATGTATGGATACGGGGATCCGTCGACAGAGAATTCGAACAGTTCCGATCGAATGTTGATTCCATCTGGAAGCGGGGATGCAGAAGTTGACGGACCGTATTCGGATAAGGGTGACAATGAcgcggacgacgacgacgacgacgacgaggcgGACGCGGCCAGTAACGAGCCGGATCTTAAACAGTTTTACACCGAAATGTTGGTAAAAGGGAAGGATTCGACGTCGTTGGTGTCGGGATCGACCATGAAAGGGAACAATGCTAGTAGCGTGGCTGCGGGAGACAATAGTAGACGGCACAGAatccacgacgacgacgacgacgatgacgacgaagacggcgaagccgaagccgaagctgAAGTCGAAGCCGAAGCTGAAGCCGAAGTCGAAGCCGAAGTCGAAGCTGAAACCGAAGAATGTTCTATGACCGATAATTGTAGTAACAACGAAAATATAAGGACCACTGGGAAACTGGGAGCCAGCGGTACCGCTAAATGCACCGGTATTGGCGACCTTGGTGGTTGTGCAGCGGACGATACCACCGTGACCGGTATAGAGGGTACTGGCGCGGGTGCCACGGTAGACGGAGGAGAAGATGGGATCGTCAACACCGGTACAGGAACCGGTACTTCGAGACTATTGCGAAGCGTTTCACGACCGCAGAGcgaggaagaggaggacgaCTGCGACTACAGTCCGGACGAGGAGGAATGGAAGAAGACAATCATGGTTGGTAGCGACTACCAAGCAGCTATACCGGAAGGTCTGTGTCGCTACGACGACGCTCTACCATACGAGAACGAAGACAAAATGTTGTGGGATCCTAGTCACATACCGGAAGAGGAAACCGAGGAGTTCTTGGAACGGGCCCAGTTACCGGCGGTGAAGGGTGGTTCTCTACCTACGGGATCTCACATCAGAGACGACGAGCAAGCATTATATTTGTTGCTACAGTGCGGCTACAATCTTGAGGAGGCATTGAGAAGACGTAGAATGAACGTCGTGCCGCCAACGGATGCGGTTAGCCTTTGGTCGGAAGAAGAATGTCACAATTTCGAGTCTGGATTACGGAGTTACGGAAAAGATTTCCACTTGATACAAAAGAACAAG GTGAGGACGCGTTCTGTCGGGGAATTAGTGCAATTTTATTACCTGTGGAAGAAGACGGAACGCCACGATATATTTACGTACAAGGCTCGCTTAGAAAAGAAAAAGTACGCTCTACACCCTGGTATCAC CAGGGACTATATGGACCGATTCCTGGAGGAACAAGAGGGTGTAAGGGATCGAAGCAGCTCACCGAACGTTCATTGTTTGTTGTACGGCGACGCGAAGCGACAGCGATCGGCAGCCAGTGCCGTGAGCAACGACGAGTCCAAGTCCGTGGAACCGTGGGACAGTACCGCAGTCGATCCTTTGGCGGATCTGAACGGACCAACGCCAGcaccaccgccaccgccgccacctccaccaccgccaccaccgACAACCGTGTCGGCCTCGGTCCCATCCCCATCTCCAGCCTCAGTCTCAGCTTCAGCCTCAGCCTCGGTCGCGATACCAACTACCTTGTCAACGGCCGTATGCTGTGCCGCGTTGACTCGTCTCTCCGAGTGTTCACCGTCCGACACCGGTTGCGGTAATTCACACGTCTGGCCAACGCTGGCGTCCCGAAGTCACTCTACCTCTTCGATCGTGACGACGATCACTATCAACGCTACGACAGCCAGCAGCACCGTTCCGATGATGACGGTCGCGGACGCAGTGACGAGTACGGTCGCGACCAGCTCCGTCGTCGCTTCCGtcacttcgaataatttctacCACGGTCGGGTGACTTCGAGAACCAACGATTCCCACGACTCGCCCTCGCCAGAGAACATTTTACCTCATTTGCCTCCTTAG
- the LOC143362151 gene encoding uncharacterized protein LOC143362151 isoform X4, which yields MPLKDLLAMYGYGDPSTENSNSSDRMLIPSGSGDAEVDGPYSDKGDNDADDDDDDDEADAASNEPDLKQFYTEMLVKGKDSTSLVSGSTMKGNNASSVAAGDNSRRHRIHDDDDDDDDEDGEAEAEAEVEAEAEAEVEAEVEAETEECSMTDNCSNNENIRTTGKLGASGTAKCTGIGDLGGCAADDTTVTGIEGTGAGATVDGGEDGIVNTGTGTGTSRLLRSVSRPQSEEEEDDCDYSPDEEEWKKTIMVGSDYQAAIPEGLCRYDDALPYENEDKMLWDPSHIPEEETEEFLERAQLPAVKGGSLPTGSHIRDDEQALYLLLQCGYNLEEALRRRRMNVVPPTDAVSLWSEEECHNFESGLRSYGKDFHLIQKNKVRTRSVGELVQFYYLWKKTERHDIFTYKARLEKKKYALHPGITRDYMDRFLEEQEGVRDRSSSPNVHCLLYGDAKRQRSAASAVSNDESKSVEPWDSTAVDPLADLNGPTPAPPPPPPPPPPPPPTTVSASVPSPSPASVSASASASVAIPTTLSTAVCCAALTRLSECSPSDTGCGNSHVWPTLASRSHSTSSIVTTITINATTASSTVPMMTVADAVTSTVATSSVVASVTSNNFYHGRVTSRTNDSHDSPSPENILPHLPP from the exons ATGCCACTAAAAGATCTACTTGCAATGTATGGATACGGGGATCCGTCGACAGAGAATTCGAACAGTTCCGATCGAATGTTGATTCCATCTGGAAGCGGGGATGCAGAAGTTGACGGACCGTATTCGGATAAGGGTGACAATGAcgcggacgacgacgacgacgacgacgaggcgGACGCGGCCAGTAACGAGCCGGATCTTAAACAGTTTTACACCGAAATGTTGGTAAAAGGGAAGGATTCGACGTCGTTGGTGTCGGGATCGACCATGAAAGGGAACAATGCTAGTAGCGTGGCTGCGGGAGACAATAGTAGACGGCACAGAatccacgacgacgacgacgacgatgacgacgaagacggcgaagccgaagccgaagctgAAGTCGAAGCCGAAGCTGAAGCCGAAGTCGAAGCCGAAGTCGAAGCTGAAACCGAAGAATGTTCTATGACCGATAATTGTAGTAACAACGAAAATATAAGGACCACTGGGAAACTGGGAGCCAGCGGTACCGCTAAATGCACCGGTATTGGCGACCTTGGTGGTTGTGCAGCGGACGATACCACCGTGACCGGTATAGAGGGTACTGGCGCGGGTGCCACGGTAGACGGAGGAGAAGATGGGATCGTCAACACCGGTACAGGAACCGGTACTTCGAGACTATTGCGAAGCGTTTCACGACCGCAGAGcgaggaagaggaggacgaCTGCGACTACAGTCCGGACGAGGAGGAATGGAAGAAGACAATCATGGTTGGTAGCGACTACCAAGCAGCTATACCGGAAGGTCTGTGTCGCTACGACGACGCTCTACCATACGAGAACGAAGACAAAATGTTGTGGGATCCTAGTCACATACCGGAAGAGGAAACCGAGGAGTTCTTGGAACGGGCCCAGTTACCGGCGGTGAAGGGTGGTTCTCTACCTACGGGATCTCACATCAGAGACGACGAGCAAGCATTATATTTGTTGCTACAGTGCGGCTACAATCTTGAGGAGGCATTGAGAAGACGTAGAATGAACGTCGTGCCGCCAACGGATGCGGTTAGCCTTTGGTCGGAAGAAGAATGTCACAATTTCGAGTCTGGATTACGGAGTTACGGAAAAGATTTCCACTTGATACAAAAGAACAAG GTGAGGACGCGTTCTGTCGGGGAATTAGTGCAATTTTATTACCTGTGGAAGAAGACGGAACGCCACGATATATTTACGTACAAGGCTCGCTTAGAAAAGAAAAAGTACGCTCTACACCCTGGTATCAC CAGGGACTATATGGACCGATTCCTGGAGGAACAAGAGGGTGTAAGGGATCGAAGCAGCTCACCGAACGTTCATTGTTTGTTGTACGGCGACGCGAAGCGACAGCGATCGGCAGCCAGTGCCGTGAGCAACGACGAGTCCAAGTCCGTGGAACCGTGGGACAGTACCGCAGTCGATCCTTTGGCGGATCTGAACGGACCAACGCCAGcaccaccgccaccgccgccacctccaccaccgccaccaccgACAACCGTGTCGGCCTCGGTCCCATCCCCATCTCCAGCCTCAGTCTCAGCTTCAGCCTCAGCCTCGGTCGCGATACCAACTACCTTGTCAACGGCCGTATGCTGTGCCGCGTTGACTCGTCTCTCCGAGTGTTCACCGTCCGACACCGGTTGCGGTAATTCACACGTCTGGCCAACGCTGGCGTCCCGAAGTCACTCTACCTCTTCGATCGTGACGACGATCACTATCAACGCTACGACAGCCAGCAGCACCGTTCCGATGATGACGGTCGCGGACGCAGTGACGAGTACGGTCGCGACCAGCTCCGTCGTCGCTTCCGtcacttcgaataatttctacCACGGTCGGGTGACTTCGAGAACCAACGATTCCCACGACTCGCCCTCGCCAGAGAACATTTTACCTCATTTGCCTCCTTAG